GGATGCCTTGTGACTAATGGTGTAAGCAAATTCCTCTTAAGTACTAATCATGTTCTAGCATGTATAAATACATTTCCTATTGGACATCCCATAATACAACCTGCATATAACGATGGTGGTAAAACTCCAAAAGATACCATTGCTACTTTATATAAATATGTTCCATTACGTCCTATTGAAGGTACAAGCCAACCCATAAATTTTTCAGATGCTGCTCTAGGATTATTAAGCAAACCTAATATATTAAGTAATAAAATTGCCTTCATAGGTAAACCTACTTGTGTAAAAAATCCTCATTTAAATGAATCTGTTCAAAAGGTTGGTCGTACAACAGAACTTACTAAAGGTATCATTACAAATACAAATGCTACCATGATAACAACCTTTAGAGATGGCAAAAGGTATTTATTCCATGATGTAATAATTACATCACTAATAAGTAATTTAGGTGATTCAGGCGCCTTGGTTTTAAATAATAATAAATGTGCTTTAGGAATCATATACGCCATAGGTAATAATATTTCTCTTTTTTGTCGTTTGAATACTATTCTAGATCAATTAGATGTTCATTTAGTAACTTAATATATAAATATCGAATTTGGTATCAAATTATCTAACATTGTAATATTATAATACTATCAAGAATACTCTTGAATATTTTATTTGGGTGATTATATGATTAATCCATATTGTACTGAAAATAATATATACACTTATATGAATCAATATACAAATAATGGAACTTATACTTTAGAAGTAAAAAATAATGGTTTTTTCCCTGCTCAAGTTGTTTTTATTTGTTTTTATAAAGGAGTTTTTGTAACTAGAAAAAGTCCTATATTTAACTATGATAAAACGTATCAAATTAAGTATCCAAAAACCGCATGCCAAATTTCTGTTACTATATATAATAACAATACAAATCCTCCATCTGTTATGTGTCAAAAACTTTACCCACAAGGTAAAGATATTCGTATACTTTTATGGGGAACTGGAACTGCTACTAGTTGCACTGAACCAGACAATTCTAATTCAAACTGTAAAAATCTATGTAGATGTTGTAGACAAGCTATGCATATGAATCCATGCATAAACTCTTGAACCAATTCATGTATAAGTGATGATTATATGTACTAATTATTTTTCTTATCTTATAATAAATTCTATTTAAAATTTCGTTAAATAACTAATTTATGTATTAATAAAAATAGCTAAAGATTAAAAAAATTTATAATGCCTTTAGCTATTTTAATTTTTTTGAAAATGTTATCTTAAGTTATTTTTATTTATTAGTTTATGTTTATTGTATAAAATCTTACTACTATCTTAGTAACAAATACATATAAAAATTAATATAATATATAATGTTAACTAGTAATATAAAAGGGGATTCTAATGGCAGATTTAAAAGCTAAAGTTTATGATCTTTCAAGTGTTAAAGAAATGACTTCAAAACAATTAGATGAACATTACAAATTATATTTAGGATATATAAGTAAACTAAACGAAATAGATAAAATGAGTAAAAATCCGCAGTTTTATTCTGGATCAAATCCAACCTACAGTACCATGAGATCTTTGAAAATGGGTGAAACTTATTCTTTAGATGGAGTTATACTGCATCAATATTATTTTCAAAATATCACTAATTCAAATAATTATATTAGCGATAATTTAATTAATATAATCTGTGTTCAATGGGGATGTTTAGATAATTTCTTAAGTTACTTAAAACAAGTATGTCTTTCTATGAGGGGTTGGGCAGTAGTTTGTTTTGATCCTTTAACATCTCTTCTTAGAATTACAGGCTCTGATCTTCATGATTATGGTTCTGTATGGAATGCACATCCTATTTTAGTTATAGACGTATATGAACACGCTTATTTTATGGATTTCGGTACAGATAGGGCTAAATATATAGATGTTATGTTTAAAAATTTAAATTGGAATGTCATAAGTTCACGATTTGATAAATGCATTTCATTACTTTAATATTATTTATTTAAAATAAAAATTAAAGGAGCTACCATTTAGGTAACTCCTTTAATCTACATACATTTTAAAACACTAAAAACACTTAGTTTTTCCTATTTCACTTGCTTTAAACTATGCAACATTTGTAAATACATATTTATATGTGTTTACATCAACATTGTTGTAATTATATCTCATTTTTATTAAATATATCAGCTTCCCATGACATGAACTGCATCATAAGAAGTCCACATAATACTAAATAGCTATCCTGAGTATAAAATACAGATTCTGCACAAAATCCTATTAAAATAATAATAGAACATAAATTTAATCCTTTTAATATCAAATTTATTTTTGCATAGTTATTATATTTGTTTATAAGCTTTATACTTATATAGATCATTCTTAAAATCCAAAATAATACTATAAACTCCTTAAAATGTGTTTTCATATTCATGCATGCATTAATCTCAGTTATACCTCCAAACATAATTATTCCTCCATATTAACCTTTTTTATTATGTATTAATTTTTAAATACTAATTTTACCTATATATCTTACTTAAAACAATTATTTTCCGTATTATACCACACTTTAACTTCCACTTAAAGCTAATACACGTAGCTTTGCTATATCTACCTAAATAAAGTTACAAAAATGTTTACATACGTGTTTATGTAAACATTTTTGTAACTTTATTTGTTTACGTATATATTGTCATATATATTAACATACTTAGTTACTTTTTATATTAAATTTTAAATAATTATAATAGAGTACTATACTAGTTAAAATGGATATATAATACCTCTGTTCATCTAATATCTGAATATGGAAATAGCTATTATTCAGATATAAAAATTAAACTTTCTTAAATTAAACACTAAAATAAGCTAAATAATCATATAAATTTATATGATTATTTAGCTTATCCTTGTTTCTTATAATCTTTTATTACATTTTTATGTAGTTTAATATTCTAAACTATGCTTCCCCCATATCTTGTATTAACCATTGTGAATTTTTATCATTTCTCACTAGTGTGATTCTTTCTTGTGACACTCCATCATCCCTAGATCCCTCATTAGGATTATTCAATTTAATATCAAATTTCACATTAAAACATTTCACATTTTCATTATTAGCATCTTTAGGAACAACTTTAGCATCCACTGCTCTTTTTATTTCATCCTCAATTAATGATTTAGAAGTAACCTCTTCACAAGATAATAACTTAACAGACATTAAATTATCAAACTCCCACTGCATATTAGAATTTCTATAATCCTTTTGCCTTGCTTCAGTGTGTAATAAAATCATCTTATTAGAGTCTTTATTATTCCAATGATTAAAATATTCTTCAATAATAATTTTAGGATTGTTTTGATTTTTAACAACTTGTCTATGATCTTTACTACATCCTGTAGCAAAGCTACTAAACATGCAAATTATAAGTGCGCATAGTATTTTTTTCACTTATTTATTACCTCACATTCTTAATCTTAATATAATTTATTAATAAATATTCATTTTGTATATTTTATCTTTTTAATTCCTTTAATAAAATAAGTAATCCCCGTACCTAGCATACATCCCCAAAGACATAAATCATTATCAAATATAAACCCACATGCCATTCCTAATATAGCACATCCCATTATAATATCTGTTTCCCAATCATCTTCATATTCATTAATATTATCTTTCAATAAACTATCTGTAGTTATATTAAATACATCACTTATTTTAATTAATTCATTTATTGATGGATAGCTCGTACCCGATTCCCACTGTAAAATTATTTCATCATGTATTCCTAACTTTTTTCCAAATTCTTTTTGTGATAATTTTTTTGCTTTTCTTAATTTTTGTATTTTCTGCGAAAAAATCATATCTAGTCACCTCAATTTATAATTAGTATAATATATTAAAATTCATTTTACACATAATTTATAGTATCTCAAATAGTACTAATATTTCAATAAAAACAGGATAATATTTCATAAATTTAAGCTTATGATATTCATGTGCCTTGTAATAAAATTAGTTAAATATGAAAATAAATTCATAAACAATAATATATATAGTTGTGTTAATGTAAACATTATTATAAACATTAGTGTTTACGTAAATATTTGTGTAGTTAATTATATATTTACATTAATTTGTGTAATAACCTAAAAGTAATGTAACTTCAGTATTTCGCTAACTTTTTTACTACAACAAAAGCTGATAAATCATAATAAATTTAATGATCTATCAGCTTTTTATTTATATAAAACCATTCTTACACTTCCTTATTAATACCATATATTTTTTTGTACAAATATAATCCAAATACCACTAAGTTTGAACTAAATCCCATTATCCATATAATTATAGAATAAATACTATGTCTATGTGTTAAATCATTTATTGTAGCCATTACCCAAAAGGACATTATCCATGTTGTAAAAAATACATTAAAGACTATTAACGTTTGGATATTAGAACTCTTTAAAATATATACTAACTGAAACAATAAATATATTGTATTAATAACCAAGCAAAAAATAACATCTTCAAAAGAAATATTAGGAGGTATATCTCCATCTATTATAATGGTAAACAAAAATATTAAAATAGAGAACATAGATAAAAATATTGAGATAAGTATACTTATAAATGTATTAATTAATTGTTTCATAAAACCCCCTTATTATTTTATAAACCTATTAGTGCTTTCACTTATGTATTTTTAATTTAGTTACACTAACTATTTATTAAAATACTTGTTCATATATACTATTTATTTAAAATAGTATATTATTATACGTATGTATGTAACCATGTTTACATTTACATAAACATTTTTATTTGTTGTTTTATAAACATTTACTTAATTAATTATACTATTACCTTTGATTTACTGTACACTCTAGAGTATTTTTACTACAGTCTAAATATTCTTTAACTAAAAAATGATATTTAAAACTAACCTCTAAATCAATAGTTTTAAATATCATTTTTATTTGAAAATTCATTTGAAATTTCTTTTCATATCTAAGTTACAATAGATACATTTAAAGTACTTAATACTTTTGATATAGGAGAGTATGATGATACAGATCCTGTAGACCCACTATTAAGCATTCCTATGACCTTATTATTTAAATCTAACAATAGTCCACCTGAATCTCCCGAAGCACACATACTTGTTGTAATTATTTGATTTTTAAAATAAGCAGGTCCTATATCAAAATTAGTTTTAACAACTGTTCCTAGTGACGTAACATATCCATAAGTTATACCTGTACTTCTTCCAACTTTTCTAACAGATTGATCTAAATGAGGAGCTACAATTCCTGTAATATTATTTAAACAATATAGTTTACTTGATACTAAATTAGGATTATTTACTTTAGCAATACCACAATCAACAAAATTTACAGGAAAATATGTGGCTGTTGAAAAAAATATTGGAATGTAATTATAAAGTATTGCAATAGTATCTCGAGGAGCACGTCCACCATCATATTTCCCTGGTTGAATTATTTGAGTACCTTTTGGAAGCCTATTTTCATTGGCTAGTATATGACTAGAACCTAGTACATATAAATTATGATTTGAATTATCTCGTACAAGACAAGACATTGTTCCTGTTATATCATTTGGTGCAGGTCCTATACTATATCCCCCTAATACAGGTCGTACTTTTTTAGTTAATCCCTTTGCTTCAAATGAACCTGTTTCCACAACATCTGTTTCAATTCCTTTATATATTATAGGGATTAATGAATTAATATTTAAATTATCATTATCAATTTTTTTACTAACACAAACTTTGATACATTTTCTATATGTGCAAAATCCATTCTTTATTTTGTATCCTAATCCTACTGCAACTACATTTGGTTTATTAAAAAAATACCCGTACTCCTTATCACAAATATACAAAATTTTATTGTCAATATTACAAAGAGGTTT
This genomic window from Clostridium botulinum BKT015925 contains:
- a CDS encoding DUF4829 domain-containing protein, which produces MKKILCALIICMFSSFATGCSKDHRQVVKNQNNPKIIIEEYFNHWNNKDSNKMILLHTEARQKDYRNSNMQWEFDNLMSVKLLSCEEVTSKSLIEDEIKRAVDAKVVPKDANNENVKCFNVKFDIKLNNPNEGSRDDGVSQERITLVRNDKNSQWLIQDMGEA
- a CDS encoding helix-turn-helix domain-containing protein, producing MIFSQKIQKLRKAKKLSQKEFGKKLGIHDEIILQWESGTSYPSINELIKISDVFNITTDSLLKDNINEYEDDWETDIIMGCAILGMACGFIFDNDLCLWGCMLGTGITYFIKGIKKIKYTK
- a CDS encoding superoxide dismutase → MADLKAKVYDLSSVKEMTSKQLDEHYKLYLGYISKLNEIDKMSKNPQFYSGSNPTYSTMRSLKMGETYSLDGVILHQYYFQNITNSNNYISDNLINIICVQWGCLDNFLSYLKQVCLSMRGWAVVCFDPLTSLLRITGSDLHDYGSVWNAHPILVIDVYEHAYFMDFGTDRAKYIDVMFKNLNWNVISSRFDKCISLL
- a CDS encoding trypsin-like peptidase domain-containing protein — translated: MYKPLCNIDNKILYICDKEYGYFFNKPNVVAVGLGYKIKNGFCTYRKCIKVCVSKKIDNDNLNINSLIPIIYKGIETDVVETGSFEAKGLTKKVRPVLGGYSIGPAPNDITGTMSCLVRDNSNHNLYVLGSSHILANENRLPKGTQIIQPGKYDGGRAPRDTIAILYNYIPIFFSTATYFPVNFVDCGIAKVNNPNLVSSKLYCLNNITGIVAPHLDQSVRKVGRSTGITYGYVTSLGTVVKTNFDIGPAYFKNQIITTSMCASGDSGGLLLDLNNKVIGMLNSGSTGSVSSYSPISKVLSTLNVSIVT